In the genome of Paenibacillus sp. FSL R5-0766, one region contains:
- the guaB gene encoding IMP dehydrogenase — MWEDKFGKEGLTFDDVLLVPRKSETLPKEVDVSIRLSDTVKLNIPLISAGMDTVTEATLAIAIAREGGIGIIHKNMSVEQQAEEVDRVKRSESGVITNPFSLTADHLVSDAEAVMAKYRISGVPIIEGDQKLVGILTNRDLRFIHDYGIKISEVMTRENLVTAPVGTTLQEAEGILQKHKIEKLPLVDETNTLKGLITIKDIEKAIQFPHAAKDAQGRLLVGAAIGISKDTFERADALVQAGVDLITVDSAHGHHINIIEAVRQLRERFPSLTIVAGNVATGAATRDLIEAGASVVKVGIGPGSICTTRVIAGIGVPQVTAVYDCATVAREYGVPIIADGGIKYSGEITKALAAGAHAVMLGSLFAGTAESPGETEIFQGRSYKVYRGMGSMAAMKQGSKDRYFQDDDKKLVPEGIEGRVAYKGPLSDTIHQLIGGLRSGMGYCGTSNLEQLRNDTGFIRITGAGLRESHPHDVQITKEAPNYSL, encoded by the coding sequence GTGTGGGAAGATAAATTTGGTAAGGAAGGCCTCACCTTTGATGATGTATTGCTAGTGCCACGGAAATCCGAGACACTGCCTAAAGAAGTAGATGTATCTATTCGTTTGAGTGATACTGTAAAGCTAAATATTCCTTTGATCAGTGCGGGTATGGATACGGTAACTGAAGCGACATTGGCTATTGCCATTGCACGTGAAGGCGGTATCGGTATTATCCATAAAAATATGTCGGTTGAACAACAGGCAGAAGAAGTAGATCGTGTTAAACGTTCGGAGAGTGGTGTTATTACGAATCCATTCTCACTGACGGCAGATCATCTGGTGTCTGATGCGGAAGCAGTAATGGCGAAATATCGGATCTCCGGTGTACCTATTATTGAAGGAGATCAGAAGCTGGTTGGTATTTTGACTAACCGCGATTTGCGTTTTATTCATGATTACGGCATCAAAATTAGCGAAGTCATGACTCGTGAGAATCTGGTTACCGCTCCTGTTGGCACTACACTGCAAGAAGCTGAAGGTATCCTTCAAAAGCACAAGATTGAGAAACTTCCATTAGTTGATGAGACAAACACATTGAAAGGTCTTATCACAATTAAAGATATTGAAAAAGCCATTCAATTCCCTCATGCAGCCAAAGACGCTCAAGGTCGTTTGTTGGTTGGTGCAGCGATTGGTATCTCCAAAGATACATTCGAACGTGCAGATGCTTTGGTACAAGCTGGTGTCGACCTGATTACGGTAGACTCGGCTCACGGACACCACATCAATATCATTGAAGCTGTACGTCAGCTTCGTGAACGTTTCCCTAGCCTGACCATCGTTGCAGGTAACGTCGCTACTGGCGCAGCCACTCGTGACCTGATCGAAGCAGGGGCTTCAGTAGTCAAAGTGGGTATTGGTCCAGGTTCGATTTGTACAACACGTGTTATCGCTGGTATTGGTGTACCTCAAGTAACTGCAGTCTACGATTGTGCAACAGTGGCACGCGAATATGGAGTTCCGATTATCGCGGACGGCGGAATCAAATATTCCGGTGAAATTACGAAGGCACTGGCTGCAGGTGCACACGCGGTGATGCTGGGAAGTTTGTTTGCCGGCACAGCGGAAAGCCCGGGGGAAACTGAGATCTTCCAAGGACGTAGCTACAAAGTTTATCGCGGTATGGGTTCAATGGCAGCAATGAAACAAGGTAGTAAAGATCGTTACTTCCAGGATGATGACAAAAAACTGGTTCCAGAAGGAATTGAGGGTCGTGTCGCTTACAAAGGTCCATTGTCTGATACGATTCACCAACTGATTGGTGGTCTGCGT